One window of Nostoc sp. C052 genomic DNA carries:
- a CDS encoding peptidoglycan recognition family protein, with the protein MRFKDWATRVLLISLMFMALVVVLIIGRATKLHNNSTTSHISNSPVMAFSQYPQVQFQSAKEPEKKSQRVLKSPVNINKPVARYVTTQAFARYRPSYQVASVDPSNYGERYTKDVNGVPLHNQPIIVLHETGYSASSAINFFQVAHNDESVQASYHALVKLDGTVVYLVPPEKRAFGAAHSVFETPEGVETVQTNPNLPASVNNFAYHVSLETPPDSYDSSSQQTHSGYTEAQYHSLAWLIAQSQVPDHRITTHRLVDRSGKKVDPINFDGNKFLNLLNTYRQVRPIYRVSQ; encoded by the coding sequence ATGAGGTTTAAAGACTGGGCGACTAGGGTGCTACTAATCTCGCTGATGTTCATGGCTTTAGTTGTAGTGCTGATAATTGGACGAGCGACAAAATTACACAATAATTCAACAACATCCCATATATCCAATTCCCCGGTTATGGCTTTCAGTCAATATCCGCAGGTGCAATTCCAATCAGCGAAAGAACCAGAGAAGAAATCTCAACGTGTTCTCAAGTCCCCAGTCAATATTAACAAGCCTGTAGCAAGGTATGTAACCACTCAAGCTTTTGCACGCTACAGACCTAGTTATCAAGTTGCTTCCGTTGACCCCAGTAACTATGGAGAACGTTACACCAAAGATGTGAACGGCGTTCCTCTCCACAACCAACCAATTATCGTCCTTCATGAAACTGGTTATTCTGCTTCCAGTGCGATTAATTTCTTTCAAGTAGCCCATAACGATGAAAGTGTGCAAGCAAGTTACCACGCTTTAGTCAAGTTAGATGGAACGGTGGTTTATCTAGTACCACCAGAAAAACGGGCTTTTGGTGCAGCTCACTCTGTCTTTGAGACTCCAGAGGGAGTAGAAACTGTGCAGACTAACCCGAATTTGCCGGCATCAGTGAATAATTTTGCTTATCACGTTTCTTTAGAAACACCTCCAGATAGTTATGACAGTAGCAGCCAACAAACCCATAGCGGCTACACAGAAGCTCAATATCATTCTCTTGCTTGGTTAATTGCTCAAAGTCAAGTTCCAGACCATCGCATTACTACCCACCGTTTAGTAGACCGTTCTGGTAAAAAAGTTGACCCCATAAATTTTGATGGAAATAAATTTCTGAACTTACTTAATACTTATCGTCAGGTTAGACCAATTTATCGAGTCAGCCAATAA
- a CDS encoding FAD-dependent hydroxylase, whose protein sequence is MTITQLEQTLSPQPTPPNERGYEYDLVIVGGGIIGLTLASALKDSGLSVLLIEAKVASAAVAKGQAYAVHKLSSLIYEGIGVWDKMLPQIAKYCRVRLSDADYPDVVEFTTDDINAAELGYVAEHQALLQPLQDFVQDCPNVTYLCPAEVVNTQYQQNIVAIEIKVADQLRTVRSKLVVAADGSRSPIRQAAGIKTSGWKYWQSCIVAFVKPEKPHNNTAYERFWSSGPFAILPLPGNRCRIVWTAPHEEAKALCALNDEQFLAELSRRYGDQMGKLELLGDRFVFQVQLMQSDRYVLPRLALIGDAAHNCHPVGGQGLNLGIRDAAALAQVIQAAHKAGKDIGNIQILKGYERWRKLENLTILGFTDLLDRMFSNNFFPVVVVRRLGLWFLQRVPVVKVFMLKLMIGLKGRTPELAKR, encoded by the coding sequence ATGACCATAACGCAGCTTGAGCAAACTCTTTCCCCTCAACCAACACCGCCAAATGAGCGGGGATATGAATATGATTTGGTAATTGTCGGCGGTGGGATTATTGGGTTAACTCTAGCCTCTGCTTTAAAAGATTCTGGCTTGAGTGTCTTGCTAATTGAAGCGAAAGTGGCATCAGCAGCAGTAGCAAAGGGACAAGCCTATGCAGTTCACAAGCTTTCGTCGCTGATTTATGAAGGTATTGGGGTTTGGGACAAAATGTTGCCGCAAATCGCCAAGTATTGCCGAGTCCGTCTTTCTGATGCCGATTATCCCGATGTGGTGGAATTTACTACCGATGATATAAATGCAGCAGAGTTAGGTTATGTGGCGGAACACCAAGCGCTGTTGCAGCCGTTGCAAGATTTCGTCCAAGATTGCCCAAATGTGACTTATCTCTGTCCGGCAGAAGTAGTAAATACGCAATATCAGCAAAATATAGTCGCCATTGAGATCAAAGTTGCCGATCAGCTAAGGACAGTTCGCAGCAAATTAGTTGTCGCAGCAGATGGATCGCGATCGCCAATTCGGCAAGCTGCTGGCATCAAAACTTCTGGCTGGAAATATTGGCAATCTTGCATTGTGGCATTTGTCAAACCAGAAAAACCCCACAATAACACCGCTTACGAGAGATTTTGGTCTAGCGGCCCCTTTGCGATTTTACCTTTACCAGGGAACCGTTGCCGCATTGTCTGGACAGCGCCCCATGAAGAAGCAAAAGCTTTGTGTGCTTTAAATGACGAGCAATTTTTGGCAGAACTAAGCCGCCGCTATGGCGATCAGATGGGGAAACTGGAATTACTAGGCGATCGCTTTGTTTTTCAAGTACAACTCATGCAAAGCGATCGCTACGTTCTCCCCCGACTAGCGTTAATTGGTGATGCGGCGCACAATTGCCATCCCGTCGGCGGACAAGGTTTAAATTTGGGTATTCGGGATGCAGCGGCTTTGGCGCAAGTAATTCAAGCCGCGCACAAGGCGGGTAAAGATATTGGCAATATTCAGATTCTCAAAGGTTATGAACGCTGGCGAAAGTTAGAAAATCTGACAATTTTAGGTTTCACCGACTTGTTAGATCGGATGTTCTCTAATAATTTCTTCCCTGTAGTAGTGGTTCGTCGTCTGGGTTTATGGTTTTTGCAGCGAGTACCTGTAGTAAAAGTATTTATGCTGAAATTGATGATTGGCTTGAAGGGGCGGACTCCAGAATTAGCAAAACGATAA
- a CDS encoding FAD-binding oxidoreductase, which translates to MKAMSNDRPQAVCATDFASIVGEENAVCLWENIELSQQKRIQQAIASEKFPSCIVYPRTQKQLAAVIAKAHTNNWRVLPCGSGSKLNWGGLAKGIDVVVSTERINQLIEHAVGDLTVTVEAGMKFSDLQALLAKSRQFLALDPTAPESATIGGIVATGDTGSLRQRYGSVRDQLLGITFVRADGEIAKAGGRVVKNVAGYDLMKLLTGSYGTLGFISQLTFRLYPLAEASGTVVLTGKAEAISQAADILRGSALTPVQADLLSNKLVSSLGLGEGLGLIARFQSISESVKEQSNRVLEVGQKLGLDGAIFADGDEANLWQRLQERIHTSATESVITCKIGVLPTAAVEILTQVELGLIHISSGLGLLQLESKNQVLKIRDACGGLRLRTQANRGFLTILSAPIAVKEQIDVWGYTGNALPLMRGIKEQFDSKNILSPGRFVGGI; encoded by the coding sequence ATGAAAGCAATGTCTAACGACAGGCCGCAAGCCGTCTGCGCTACTGATTTTGCATCTATCGTCGGCGAAGAAAATGCTGTTTGCCTTTGGGAAAATATCGAACTCAGTCAGCAAAAACGTATTCAACAGGCTATAGCTTCTGAGAAATTTCCCAGTTGTATTGTCTATCCTCGCACTCAAAAACAGCTAGCCGCAGTCATTGCCAAAGCTCACACAAATAACTGGCGCGTCCTCCCCTGTGGTAGTGGTAGTAAACTCAACTGGGGTGGTTTAGCCAAAGGTATTGATGTTGTAGTCAGTACAGAACGCATCAACCAACTGATAGAACACGCTGTTGGCGATTTGACTGTCACAGTAGAAGCTGGGATGAAGTTCTCTGACTTGCAGGCACTTTTAGCAAAGTCGCGGCAATTTCTCGCCCTTGATCCCACAGCACCAGAGTCAGCAACCATTGGCGGTATTGTTGCCACAGGTGATACAGGTTCTCTGCGGCAACGCTATGGTAGTGTGCGCGACCAGTTACTAGGTATTACCTTTGTGCGTGCTGATGGAGAAATTGCTAAAGCTGGGGGAAGAGTAGTTAAAAATGTCGCCGGCTATGACTTGATGAAGTTGCTTACGGGGTCTTACGGCACATTAGGCTTTATTAGTCAACTAACTTTTCGTCTGTACCCGCTAGCAGAAGCATCGGGGACGGTGGTACTAACTGGGAAAGCTGAAGCTATATCTCAAGCGGCTGATATCCTTCGGGGTTCGGCTTTAACGCCAGTGCAGGCTGATTTGCTATCAAATAAATTGGTATCTAGTTTAGGGTTAGGTGAAGGACTAGGATTAATTGCTCGCTTTCAAAGTATTAGTGAAAGTGTTAAAGAACAGTCAAACCGAGTTTTGGAAGTTGGGCAAAAGTTGGGTTTAGATGGAGCAATTTTTGCCGATGGTGATGAGGCTAATCTATGGCAGAGATTGCAAGAACGAATACATACTTCTGCTACAGAATCGGTAATTACCTGCAAAATAGGAGTGCTACCGACTGCTGCTGTCGAGATTTTGACTCAGGTGGAGTTGGGTTTGATTCATATTAGTAGTGGTTTAGGGTTGTTACAATTAGAGAGTAAAAATCAAGTTTTGAAAATCCGCGATGCCTGCGGCGGGCTGCGCCTACGCACTCAAGCTAATAGAGGTTTTTTAACAATTTTGTCAGCACCAATAGCGGTTAAAGAACAAATAGATGTTTGGGGTTATACGGGAAATGCTTTGCCGTTGATGCGCGGTATTAAGGAACAGTTTGATAGTAAGAATATTTTAAGTCCTGGTCGGTTTGTGGGTGGGATTTAG
- a CDS encoding (Fe-S)-binding protein — translation MQVSENSVNNTASLKNLKGFDESHPPDPKLIDSCVHCGFCLSTCPSYRVLGKEMDSPRGRIYLMDAINEGEIALNTATVEHFDSCLGCLACVSTCPSGVQYDKLISATRHQVERNYPRSLSDQFFRKLIFSLFPYPNLLRVLLIPLLVYQKLGFAKLFRATGLLNKISPRLAAMESILPEITLKSFEDNFPTIIPAKSEKRYRVGVILGCVQRLFFSSVNEATVRVLTANGCEVVIPKSQGCCAALPEHQGQTEQAKALARQMIDSFSKTDVDFVIINAAGCGHTLKEYGHILEDDPEYREKAKDFAAKVKDAQEFLATVGLTTKLSPLTDKPLNLVYQDACHLLHGQKISVQPRQVLRQIPGVKLREPIDAALCCGSAGVYNMLQPEVSEELGRQKVDNLLNTGAELIASANPGCTLQITKHLQLQGKKISVIHPMELLDYSIRGEKLKL, via the coding sequence ATGCAGGTTTCAGAAAATTCTGTTAATAATACAGCTAGTTTAAAGAATTTGAAGGGGTTTGATGAGAGTCATCCGCCTGACCCGAAGTTGATTGATAGTTGTGTACATTGTGGATTTTGTCTTTCGACTTGTCCCAGTTATCGGGTGCTTGGCAAGGAGATGGATTCTCCTAGAGGACGTATCTATTTAATGGATGCAATTAATGAGGGTGAAATTGCTCTCAATACTGCAACAGTAGAACATTTTGATTCTTGTTTAGGATGTCTTGCTTGTGTGAGTACTTGTCCTTCTGGTGTACAATACGACAAGTTAATTTCTGCAACTCGTCATCAAGTTGAACGAAATTATCCCCGCAGTTTATCAGACCAATTTTTTCGGAAATTGATCTTTTCTCTATTTCCTTATCCCAATCTTTTACGGGTTTTACTAATTCCGTTATTAGTTTATCAAAAGTTGGGGTTTGCCAAATTATTTCGGGCTACAGGTTTACTAAATAAAATCTCGCCCCGTTTGGCAGCAATGGAATCAATTCTGCCAGAAATTACTCTCAAATCTTTTGAAGATAATTTTCCTACTATCATTCCTGCTAAAAGTGAGAAGCGCTACCGCGTTGGAGTAATTTTGGGTTGCGTCCAACGACTGTTTTTCTCTTCCGTAAATGAAGCAACAGTAAGGGTTTTAACTGCTAATGGTTGTGAAGTTGTGATTCCGAAATCTCAAGGTTGTTGTGCGGCGCTTCCCGAACATCAAGGACAAACAGAACAGGCAAAAGCTTTAGCAAGACAAATGATTGATAGTTTTTCCAAGACCGATGTAGATTTTGTAATTATCAATGCTGCTGGTTGCGGTCATACTTTGAAAGAATACGGGCATATTTTAGAAGATGACCCAGAATATCGGGAAAAAGCCAAGGATTTTGCGGCTAAAGTTAAAGATGCTCAAGAATTTTTGGCAACTGTTGGCTTAACAACAAAACTATCGCCATTGACTGATAAGCCTTTAAATTTAGTTTATCAAGATGCTTGTCATTTATTGCATGGACAAAAGATTAGCGTCCAACCGCGTCAGGTATTGCGGCAAATTCCAGGGGTGAAGTTGAGAGAACCAATAGATGCAGCTTTGTGTTGTGGTAGTGCTGGGGTTTATAATATGTTGCAACCAGAAGTGTCTGAAGAATTGGGTCGGCAAAAAGTAGATAATTTGTTGAATACTGGTGCTGAGTTAATTGCTTCTGCTAATCCGGGGTGTACTTTGCAAATTACAAAGCATTTGCAGTTGCAAGGTAAGAAGATTTCAGTTATTCACCCGATGGAGTTGTTAGATTATTCGATTCGCGGTGAAAAGCTGAAATTGTAG